The sequence gtcgccttcttcaagaTCAATAAAgaccaatcacttccaaacTTAAACTCGCTAGAGGTAAAACGACATTCATTAATAAACCCCGACATCTTTGTCACTGCAGTCTTGGTCAAAACAAACCTTCTGTGTGTTAagtgaatgtgtttttttttcatagatcCTTTTTGTCTTCTAGCAGAAATCCACTTTTCCCTGATGAATATCAAAATTTGACACCAACTTTATCATAACAAATTTTACTCATACAAAAATCATTTCACTATGGCCAACCTGCTTGATCATGTGGATGCATTCCAAGAAGTCCATGTACTCTGGTTTGCACTCTCTGATGGCGCGCGTCTTCCCGATCCCACTGGCACACTCGATAAATTCCTATGGTgggaaaaaaaggttttaagtTAAAAAGGCTTCAACAGATTTCCTTGTCAGACTCAGTGGGTCCAAATGTagtatacaaatacatgtacaaagctaaGCAAGAGAGATCAAATCTAAAACTGTCAGATAAAATTTATATTCTTGAATATTTACATGGAACTAGTAATCTCTGTGTAGTGTTTTTTCTTTGTGTAActgtaagcaaggaggttaatttattaaacctccttggtgtaagtATCCTTGTAATAGCAGTATTAACATTGAACTGCTTAATAGCTTTCTATGTGAAACTGAAACATAACAAAACGGAATGACATTGTGCATCGACAGTTGATCGAGACAGATCGGTATTACACACATTATATTATGCAAAACAATGAACAGATAATGTACTGCACTTTCAAAGTatgatgagaaaaaaaattatttgactAACCTTCTCAAAATGGAAACACTTGTGAGTCTGCCCATTGTCATCACTACTGGCACCAGACAGCATCCAGTAGTCCCATTTGTGGCCCAGGTTTAGCAGCGGCATGGTGGAACTGTGTTGAGTTTGACAAACAACATTGTGAACAGCAGAAAATatcatgtacactgtacatgtgtagtatGTTGACAGACGTACGTTGGGACGCACAAAAAAACGTAACATAATTTTTCTGCAGTTCTACCGAGCTATTTCATCAACGCTTGCTAAATTACGAGCACCAATAGACGCGCATTACAAAGACACAGTGTTATTCTACATCTTACGGGTTTATAACGGGTGTTATTTGGGACTTAATTCCTCATACTTACAAGATTTTTCACCAGACCAAGAAGAAACACCCACTCGCCCAAGGACAAATATGGCGGACAAGAAACAACTCACGCGAAATCTCGCGACCAAGAAGGTCAAATCACAGTCTCGCGAGAACAAGACGGGCCATTTCATTATTAGAGTAGACATATCGCTCTAATCCATTTCAAATTAACTTTCTGTTAAGATATATAAACTGGAAATAAATTATTTAAACGTACACAatcaatacatatatatactacCCTCTATTCATATTTGGTAAAAAGCGTATTCAAATtggatatataacgttaacttaATGCTTTTCACAGCCCTTCCCCCCTAAATTGAGTAGATTAGTCTGAACCTGATCGTAACGTTACTCTTACTCTTAGAATTTTCTGGGAGGTTGAAGTGCCAAAATTGGACcgaaactgttttgttttggcGGTGCTGGAAGGGCAGGGGCCATGGGGGACCAAAATATGACGGAAATGACAGCAGAAGACAAGCGAGGAATGTTCACACGTACAGAGAGCATGGCACAGCACTCGGGCAGGTAGGAAGAAATGGTTTTATGGGATCGGCCGCTCCCTATCATATTTCTACTTTCTCCACTTATAAGTTGTATGTTCTAAGGCGTTCTAAGTCAAAAACATGGCGCGTTACATCTTGCATACAAATTCTATATCTAACAATGGCCAGGGCTTGGGTCAACATTGCATTTTGTCTACTTCTGAATGTGaccagttaacgttacatgtataatataataataataataatatcaggtgtatttgcagccagtgccacaggcaggtacccaatgtgtagggtaatgaggctgtttaacgtgttcgaggcacctcctcgagcacgggacccccaaGGATATtatatagagtagagtagaattttcggtcaggtaggactgttccagtttagaccgcaaAATATAGGCTATATATATTTattaatgtccttgataatatCTAGGGACTTGTCTGTCCTTCTATTacaagcccattcgtagattcgagtacgcatgtgcagtgtcaaaggtgaacgcccctgagacgtaaacaaaacccgtctggacgttgttatgcaagTCGAGGCATTGTCCAGAGGGGAACTGTTTACAAAACAGggcccttcacctttgacactgctcATGCGTACAGCACTCCAATCTACGAATTGGATTATTGCCATGATTTATTTGATAACGTGAAATAGAAATTATGCAGTTCGCTGGGAGGGTGAATTTTACATCGAAACCAGTATGTCCCTATACCGTGCTGAAATTCATGTACACATCTGCAGAACATGGTGAATTGATGATAGATTTATAATGAttatattgatgatgatgatgatgaagaactATTTACACAGAAATGTAGCCAGACGGAGAATCGATATTCCTAACAAGTgtggtacatgtttgtttgcac comes from Branchiostoma lanceolatum isolate klBraLanc5 chromosome 2, klBraLanc5.hap2, whole genome shotgun sequence and encodes:
- the LOC136428714 gene encoding NADH dehydrogenase [ubiquinone] iron-sulfur protein 5-like — its product is MPLLNLGHKWDYWMLSGASSDDNGQTHKCFHFEKEFIECASGIGKTRAIRECKPEYMDFLECIHMIKQRERLRIVRERRDKLIKEGKYTPPEYARETLPQ